A genomic stretch from Perognathus longimembris pacificus isolate PPM17 chromosome 5, ASM2315922v1, whole genome shotgun sequence includes:
- the Apod gene encoding apolipoprotein D, translating into MMKMMLLLPTLAGLFAVAQGQAFHLGKCPTPPVQENFDVNKYLGRWYEIEKIPVSFEKGNCIQANYSLMENGNIKVLNQEMRPDGTVNQIEGEATQSNFTEPAKLGVKFFQLMPSSPYWVLATDYVNYALVYSCTTIIWLFHLDHVWILGRNPYLPPETVTYLKDILTSNNIDIEKMTTTDQANCPDFL; encoded by the exons atgatgaagatgatgttGCTGCTCCCTACGCTGGCTGGTCTGTTTGCTGTGGCCCAGGGACAAGCATTCCACCTTGGGAAATGTCCAACTCCGCCGGTGCAAGAGAATTTTGACGTGAATAAG TATCTTGGAAGATGGTATGAAATTGAGAAGATCCCAGTGAGCTTTGAGAAAGGAAACTGCATCCAAGCCAACTACTCTCTAATGGAAAACGGAAACATCAAAGTGTTAAACCAGGAGATGAG ACCTGATGGAACTGTGAACCAAATTGAAGGTGAAGCTACCCAGAGCAACTTTACAGAGCCTGCCAAGCTGGGAGTTAAGTTTTTCCAGT TGATGCCATCCTCACCATACTGGGTCCTGGCCACCGATTACGTGAACTATGCCCTTGTGTACTCCTGTACCACCATCATCTGGCTCTTTCACCTGGATCATGTCTGGATCTTGGGAAGAAACCCTTATCTTCCTCCAGAAACAGTGACCTATCTAAAAGATATCCTGACTTCTAATAATATCGACATTGAGAAAATGACTACAACGGATCAGGCAAACTGCCCCGATTTCCTGTAA